The genomic interval ATTAACGTAACTGGTCCTATGAGAGCTATTCGCAAAGCTATTCCCCTCATGACAAAGCAAGGCCATGGCGTCATTATTAACACAGCTTCTGTCGGCGGTCTATTTGGTTCACGCGCAGGCATTGCTTACACAGCTTCCAAGCATGCTGTTGTTGGCATTACCAAAAATGTAGGATTCCAATATGGCAAGCTCGGCATTCGATGTAATGCTATCGCGCCTGGCGCTGTTGCTACAAACATTGGTGCAGGTATGACACAAGCTGATCCATTTGGTATCGAACAAGCTATGGCAGGTATGTCCTTACAACGCGGAGAAGCGGCAGACCCGAAACAAATTGCAAGCGTTGCTTTATTTCTAGCTTCAGATGATTCTAGCTTTATTAACGGCACTGTAGTTACCGCAGATGGCGGTTGGTCAGCATACTAAAACACTAATGAACAGCAAAGGAGCCATCACTTGTGATGGCTCCTTATTTTGTTATTAACAATAGATATGAAGATTACGAAATTATGTTTACTCTAGTACAGCTTAGTTAAACCCAGGAAAATCAGATAAATCGGATAGTCGGATAAAAAATAGTACAAATGATAAAACACCTACGAGGATGATCGGGAAAGTTTGTTTGAAAGAATCTTTTACACGTACATGAGTTAATGTGCCTCCGATAGCTGTAACGCCAAGCAATAACGCGCCAGCTGATGCCCAGCTGTGCTCCCAGTATCCAATAATTAAAGCAATGGCAGCGATTAATTCAACAACACCCGTTACAACTCGGAACCATTGCGGCAAGCCCCATTGTTTAAAGCCGTCAACATGCATCTTCGAACCCGATACTTTACCGAATCCCGCCATCAAAAACATCAAACCTAATAGTCCCTGCAATACCAACGCTAATATTTCCATTGTAGACTCTCCTTTTTTTCTCGGTTAATGCAACCTATGAAGGCACATTATAAAACAGACTATTCTTTTTAAATATTTAATGCTTACTGTTGTTATTTCCGATTTAGGTCATACCCCCATAATCTTCAAAGTTAAATGTGCTTGTCACAAGCACATATAATACAAAAATAAAAGTGCAGTGTTAACTGCAACTCATTTAAGCACATTATAATTCGTTTCAAAACGTTTGACTAGTACTTTGTTGAAAAAATTAAACGACAAAAAAATCTACACGCTCCATCACATCATTAATAGTATATTGTCGAAGGTAATCAATCGTTTTTTGCTCCGCTTCAAACAGAATTTTTTCCAGCTCTCCGTCCAGTTTATGGCCTGTTTCTCCACAATTGCCATCACCTACTGGTTCAGCTGTACATGTATTTACTGCCGCGTAAATGTCGCCTAATGTAATTTCATTCGCTGTTTTTCTTAAAATATATCCGCCTTCTCTACCGCCCTTTGACTCCACAATGCCGGCTGCCGCTAATGCTTGCATAACTCTTCTCATAAAAGTTGCATGCGAATTCACCTGATTTGCAATCATCGTACTTGATAAGATGCTGCCGCTCTGCGCTAACCAGACAATGGAATGAACCGCTATTTTAAATCTAGGAGGTCCGATATTAACTCCACGATTTGCAGTACTCATATCAATCACTCCTTCAGCCACTTATGTGGCTTAAACATCATATTATGAATTGTATTTCTATTAAGCACATTATAAAGTAATGCATTTTCATGTTCAAGTTTGTCACCCCCAAGACAGTCATACTTCTTTTTCGCTTCTGTCTAACTTATAACTAGGCTTATGACATGATTCATTTAGCTAGGTAACAAACACCCAATCAACAAATACCCATCCAGCATAAATTACACAGTACACAGAACGTAAGGAGGTGCATTGAAAAATGTCTGGTCACGTTGGTGGAGCTTTCTCGAGCTTAGGGATCATCTTAGTCCTCTTTATTCTCTTGGTGATTATCGCTTGCAGTTGCGGATTTGGCGGAGTTGGCGGATACGGTGGATATGGTGGAGTTAGCGGAGTTGGCGCTGGTCATGGTAAAGGATACTAAGAAGAAGGTCTAACCCGTATCGTTGCGAGTATATAGAGGTTTATATTATCCACAAGGACCATTTCGTGGGCCTTGTGGTCTTCCTTTTTCCATTACATAAATCAATATTAATAAGGAATTTATTCCATTTTATTCGTCTGCTGTAGCCATTTATCATGTACAATAAAAGAAATACCGATCAACTATTTTCAACTTTCTTAATTGCTTCATTTAATCGCGAATACACAAATAAGGGGCTGATCCTTGTGGTATTGTTTGCAATCCTCTTTGTCATCATTGCATTCCTTAATATTTTCTTTCCTAAGTTCGGTTGGTACATGAGATACGGCTGGATGGTTAAAGGAAATTCTGAACCTAGCGATGCTTACATACTAATGAGCCGGATAAGCAGTATCATCATTCTTATTGTTTTTCTATTTGTCATCCTGCCTAATCTTTTCTAAAATAACATCTTAATTTTTCATAAAAAATTTGATTCCAGACCATCTAATGATACAATTGGAATGAAAATATTGGAGCAATAATGAGCCAATAATCATGAAGGAGTGAATAAAATGGCAGTTGATGTTTATATGAATTTCAATGGGAATTGTCGTGAAGCGGTCGAATATTATGCGCAAGTGTTTGGGGCTGAAATTACAAATTTCACTACTTTCAGCGATATTCCACCAAACCCAGAATATCCCCTTCCTGAGGAAGCAAAAAACTTAGTCATGCACGCTCGCTTAAACATTTTAGGCAGCAATGTTATGTTTTCTGATGTATTCCCTGGAATGCCCTTTATTGAAGGAAACAATATAAGCCTTTCGATCGTCAGTAAAGATAAAGATGAAGTAACATTACTATTTCATAAGCTGAAGGAAAACGGTACGGTCCTAATGGAACTCCAAGAAACGTTCTGGAGCAAATGCTACGGCCAAGTAAAGGACAAGCTTGGCATCTTGTGGCAACTGAACGTTGAAGATGAGGCAGCTAACGGCTAACAAACATTAAGGTTAAAAAGGATCGGGGTCTCTTCTTTTTATAAGAATAGTGCCCGATCCTTTTTTTTTCGCTCAAACACTGTACTTATTTTAAAGCTTTTGCCATTGCATCAAGCTTCATAATTGTTTTCCAGTTTCGAGCTGTAGCTGGCAGTAAATTTTGAAATTTTTTGGGCAGCTTGGAATCAAGAATACTGTTTCGATAAAGCACATAAATTTCTTTGCCGCTTATGTAATATTCATCATTGCCTAGGTCTACATCAGGCAAATTATTAATTTGTTCTTGTGTAGGCGCCTCTTTTAATAAAGTGAGATGTATACTCTGACCTTCGGTCAACTCAGCCGCATTGAATGGTGATTTATCAATAATGCTTTCAAGTTCATCCGTCGTCCTCAGTATTACAGCGATATTAAATCCAAACACTTCACTAATCTGCTTCTCAATTGTCTCTTCTAGTTTGTTTGCATTCTCGTTTGATTCGAAAATGACATTCCCGCTGTTAATATACGTCTGCACACGTGCAAAGCCAAGCTCCTCAAACATTCGTTTAAGCTCAGCCATTTTTATCATATTATTGCCGCCAACATTAATTCCTCGTAAAAGCGCAAAATAAATGCTCATCTACAAACATCCTTTCTTTCAACTGCTGATGTTATTTGACATTTATAGTATAACTGATTTTGCCATATATCAAGTACGCCATTATTCGTCAAACAATCCTATAAATCGTTCCTACCGTTTGACATACTTTTCTGATAAAATCGTATATTCTTGTCTTGTTCTTATGCAAGCATACACGCTAATATGACAATTATTTTTATAAAGAAAGAGGAGATGAACCATGTTGATCAAAAAGAAAAATGATATTGCATTTATTTTAGAAAACTTCAAGCAACTAGCCCAGTGGGATGCAACCGGTCAAAAATTTTATTTTGTATTCGCAGATCGCAAACGTGGAGGACAGTGGACTCTAATGAATAACAGTGAGGATCGATTCAGCGTACATGGATTAGGTGAAGATTACATGGATGAGCAGGAGTATTTCTTTGACGAGTCTAGCCAAATTCACTCATTCTTATGGGAAAATCGAGCTGCTTTTAATGCCGCCTTAAAACCTGCCACGATGTGCAGCTAGACGAAGATTAACATAAATAACACAAAACACACCTTTTTAAGCGTGTGTTTTGTGTATTGATTCTATAGATTATTTCTTAAAACTCAGCCGCTGCTGAAGCAGCGCAGCAAGCTCCCCCGCATCATCCCATATCATTGGCCTAATGGACTCCGGCTGAACGCACAGCTCGTCCTCCTGTGTGCTATTCATTGTCCACACGACCTCAACATTTGCGCCAAGCGCATACCCAGCTGCAAAATAAACCTCCGGTGAATGGCTTGTAATATCCGCAATGATAAGCTTGCTTTCAGCTAGCTTCGTTATGGAATGATTTTCATTGCCGCCTGTATCTGATTGTTGAAACATAAACGGCAAATAACCAAACTGCTCTAATTTCGGAAATACATGCTCAAACCATTCCGCTCGCAATGGCTGATTGTCTGGAAGCAGCACACCGCAGGTTTTCAACTTCCTTCCCCCTGTTCTTGCTGCCGCTTCGTTCCATCCCTTTTCCGTAAGCTTGAAAGTAATCCCTTCTCTAACAATCAATTGAGCTTCCCTTAGTTTCTCCACAATGTACACGAGCTCTTGTAGGTTTGGGGAATAAGTTAAATTAAAATTTTGCGAAAGCGGCTGAATGACGATCGGTTGTCCAGGATCATCGGAATGACGATATAAATATTGAAGAAGCCGTGCTTCTTTATCTTCAATTGTAAGCGGAATATGTGGTGCTTTCTCAATCGTTTCCAAGTCATCAATTGTAAGAGTAATCTTTTCACCACAATCTAATTGTTCTCTAATGTACCCCGATATAATGGGAAAACGTTTATTTTTTATAGGATAGGACAATGAGTTAATAGCAAGGTAACTATCTCTTAATAAACTGTAATAACTTCCCGGTGCGCAGTTGCAGCCCAAATAGCGCTCATACTCACCTTTTTGTTCGATGGGTACGATCTCAGAACAGAACAAGCAGCGTTTCTTTTCCATGATCATATAACCTCCCTGTTTACATATCTTTCGCATATCTTATATGAATTCAGGGGCATAACGTCATTAATATTTATTAATATAGCTGGTAATATTTTCTGATCTTCCATTTCACTGCTTTGCCTATTCTAATCTTCATGCCTATTTCCGCACTTATTCTGCTTGCATGCAGCGCATCGTTCAGTACGATCCTCCGAGTAATTAGCTTGTTCACGATTTGGAATCATGCGGTACAATGCCTCAGTTTCCCCATTCCAACAATCAATTTCACGATAAATGTCCACAAGTGGTGGCGGGGATTCTTTTTCATATGACCACTCACTAAATATTTCGGTTTCTCGCCTGTCTATTCGATATTTATGATCACCTTGTGATAAAGAATACGAGTTGCCGCTAATTTTCACAATAACATGAAGAATTAACGCAGAAATAAGCATAACCATTCCGGATTTCAAATTATTCGTCAAGCATAGCACCAGAATGGAGAACAAAATTGCGGGAAAAATAAAAAGAAGCGAAAAAAGATGAACGATCAGCTTCAATAATAAAGTCCCTGCATTATGCATCGCATGCTCCTTTGAACGAATTTTTGCTCGTTATAGGATATGCGGTAACAGGTTATCCTTATTTTCAAAACAATTTACCACCTTGAATAAGAAAAACTGCTGTAATCAATTACAGCAGCTTAGTGAAACCAATTATACGTTTACCAGTCCGAACCCCAAGCCGATTCGTAACCTTTATTAATGGAATGCTGTGGGACTGATTTGGACTGCACTTCTTTAAAAGCATAATCTGTTCCCATGTAGTTGGCAAAATGCTTACTCTCTTGTCTTCGTATACGTCTTGCCTCTTTCCTATCTGGTGCAGTAGAGAACAATAGCCGCTCTTCATCTGATTCGGCTAATACGCCAGGGACTACTGTTGGTTTATCGTCATCGCCTAATGCAACAAACGTCAGGAATGAGGTAGCGCACACCTTGCGACCGCCTGTAAGCAAATCCTCCGTCACTACTCGGACAAACACCTCCATAGACGTTTTATGTGACCAAGTAACGAAAGCCGATAAGCTTACTGCATCGCCTTTTCTTACTGGATGAAGAAAATCGACGGAGTCCGTAGAAGCCGTAACGACGGGACGACGAGCATGCTTCGTTGCGGCTATCGTAGCCACATCATCTATATATGCCATAAGCTTTCCACCAAAAATCGTTCCGTGATGATTGGTATCTGGCGGAAGAACAATCGATTCCTTAATGGTTAGTGATGCTGATGCTGGTCTTGATGATAAAGGGACAGCTAATTTTTCTAATACGTTCATGGTAACACCTTTTTTCTTCATAAAATTTTTCGATAACGCTAAGTTTACACCCATCTTATATATAGGTAAAATACATATATCGCATAGTTTTCATTCCTTTTCACTATAGGTGCTCATAAAGCAGATTATCGATTGATTCCTGCTCTAAAGCTGAAGGAGCAATATAAATGGATCTTAAACATTTAAATTATTTTGTCGCGGTTGCTGAAGCGGGCAGCTTCACACAAGCCGCACGCAAGCTTCATGTAACCCAGCCCTCATTATCAAAAATGGTACGGTTACTTGAAGAGGATCTTGGTGCACAGCTAATAGATCGCTCTTCCAAGCAGATCGAATTGACGGATGCCGGCATATCGATTCTCCGTTCAGCGAAACAGATTATACAATCCTTTGAGGATATGTCGAGTGAACTTGAGGAAGTAGTAA from Paenibacillus sp. FSL K6-3182 carries:
- a CDS encoding SDR family oxidoreductase, with amino-acid sequence MKLQGKTAVITGAASGMGKEMALLFAQEGAQVVVADINEAAVTSVVEEINSSGGQAKGVVTNVTKEEDVARMIDTAVNDFGKLDILVNNAGIMDQMLPAESVTDEMWNRVMDINVTGPMRAIRKAIPLMTKQGHGVIINTASVGGLFGSRAGIAYTASKHAVVGITKNVGFQYGKLGIRCNAIAPGAVATNIGAGMTQADPFGIEQAMAGMSLQRGEAADPKQIASVALFLASDDSSFINGTVVTADGGWSAY
- a CDS encoding DoxX family protein, with translation MEILALVLQGLLGLMFLMAGFGKVSGSKMHVDGFKQWGLPQWFRVVTGVVELIAAIALIIGYWEHSWASAGALLLGVTAIGGTLTHVRVKDSFKQTFPIILVGVLSFVLFFIRLSDLSDFPGFN
- a CDS encoding Rrf2 family transcriptional regulator — its product is MSTANRGVNIGPPRFKIAVHSIVWLAQSGSILSSTMIANQVNSHATFMRRVMQALAAAGIVESKGGREGGYILRKTANEITLGDIYAAVNTCTAEPVGDGNCGETGHKLDGELEKILFEAEQKTIDYLRQYTINDVMERVDFFVV
- a CDS encoding DUF6199 family natural product biosynthesis protein: MYNKRNTDQLFSTFLIASFNREYTNKGLILVVLFAILFVIIAFLNIFFPKFGWYMRYGWMVKGNSEPSDAYILMSRISSIIILIVFLFVILPNLF
- a CDS encoding VOC family protein, which codes for MAVDVYMNFNGNCREAVEYYAQVFGAEITNFTTFSDIPPNPEYPLPEEAKNLVMHARLNILGSNVMFSDVFPGMPFIEGNNISLSIVSKDKDEVTLLFHKLKENGTVLMELQETFWSKCYGQVKDKLGILWQLNVEDEAANG
- a CDS encoding DUF1697 domain-containing protein, with the translated sequence MSIYFALLRGINVGGNNMIKMAELKRMFEELGFARVQTYINSGNVIFESNENANKLEETIEKQISEVFGFNIAVILRTTDELESIIDKSPFNAAELTEGQSIHLTLLKEAPTQEQINNLPDVDLGNDEYYISGKEIYVLYRNSILDSKLPKKFQNLLPATARNWKTIMKLDAMAKALK
- a CDS encoding acyl-CoA thioesterase codes for the protein MNVLEKLAVPLSSRPASASLTIKESIVLPPDTNHHGTIFGGKLMAYIDDVATIAATKHARRPVVTASTDSVDFLHPVRKGDAVSLSAFVTWSHKTSMEVFVRVVTEDLLTGGRKVCATSFLTFVALGDDDKPTVVPGVLAESDEERLLFSTAPDRKEARRIRRQESKHFANYMGTDYAFKEVQSKSVPQHSINKGYESAWGSDW